A single region of the Silene latifolia isolate original U9 population chromosome 8, ASM4854445v1, whole genome shotgun sequence genome encodes:
- the LOC141594600 gene encoding cytosolic sulfotransferase 13-like: MNKNETQNEIPIISQEELESLKQSLPHVSSTNNKMELINYQGFWIPESLLARILQLQRHFLARDSDLIITGLPKTGTTWLKSLLFTIVNRAIYPVNQNPLLKNHPQELVYNLESDIYGEAFEYPRPQHLVELPSPRLLSTHLPYTSLPESMRTSNCRLLYICRNPLDALTSLFHFGMSYLKYANSKEVFRVEDLFDDFCASRSIFGPFFEHVVTYWKMSLEQPEKVLFLKYEDLKDDPKHHLKRVAEFIGMPFTPFEESQNFIDQIIEFCSIGNMKELEVNKNGVKLIS; the protein is encoded by the coding sequence ATGAATAAGAACGAAACACAAAACGAGATACCAATAATCTCCCAAGAAGAACTTGAAAGCCTCAAACAAAGCCTTCCACATGTTTCTTCCACCAACAATAAAATGGAACTAATAAACTACCAAGGCTTCTGGATCCCTGAATCACTTTTGGCTCGGATTCTCCAGCTTCAAAGACATTTCCTAGCTCGAGATAGCGATCTCATTATTACCGGCCTACCAAAAACCGGCACCACATGGTTAAAATCTTTACTTTTCACAATTGTCAACCGTGCAATATACCCCGTTAATCAAAACCCTTTACTAAAAAATCACCCGCAAGAGCTTGTATACAACCTAGAGAGTGACATTTACGGAGAGGCTTTTGAATACCCCCGGCCTCAGCATCTTGTTGAGCTTCCCTCTCCAAGACTTCTTAGCACCCACTTGCCCTACACGTCGCTCCCTGAATCGATGAGGACATCTAATTGTCGACTTTTATATATATGTCGGAATCCCTTAGACGCACTCACCTCGCTTTTTCACTTTGGAATGAGCTACCTTAAGTATGCAAATAGCAAAGAGGTATTTCGTGTCGAGGATCTATTTGATGATTTTTGTGCAAGCAGGTCCATTTTCGGACCATTTTTTGAGCACGTGGTTACATATTGGAAAATGAGCTTAGAACAACCTGAAAAGGTGTTGTTTCTTAAGTACGAGGATCTTAAGGATGACCCAAAACACCATTTGAAAAGGGTGGCGGAATTTATAGGTATGCCTTTTACTCCATTTGAGGAAAGTCAAAATTTTATTGACCAAATAATAGAGTTTTGTAGCATTGGAAATATGAAGGAATTAGAAGTTAACAAGAATGGTGTTAAATTAATTTCATAA